Below is a genomic region from Desulfobacter sp..
GATCCTGATGGGGGCTTATTTTGAGGTAATTTCCGCCATTTCCGCTTTGAAAACCCTGAATCCGGAAACCTATTTGTTTTTAGGGGTGTTCGGCCTAGGAGTGCTGTTGGGCGGGCTGTTGTTTGCCCGGCTGGTCAGTTTTGTCTTGTCCCGGTATTACAAACGGACCATGGCCTTTTTAACCGGCCTGATGATCGGTTCCTTGTATGCCCTCTGGCCCTTTAAGCAGTCCATTGTCATGGCCAGGCAGTATGTGAGGGAACAAGGAGAAATCAAGGTGATGGAAAATGTCCTGGTCCAGACCAATATCAATGTCCTGCCCGGGACTGAAGATCCTTTGATTTTACCGGTGCTGTGTTTTATTATCGGCTGCCTTGTTATGGCCGGATTTGTCCGGGCCGAGGCGGCCTGATCGTTCAGGGGGTTAGCCTTTTTTTGAGCCCTTCCAAGATGAGTTCAACTGCAAACCGGGTATCTTCAGCAATGGTTTTAAAATTAAACTGATCTGAAATCATGTATCCGTTTTTCATGTCCATGCCTCTGCTTTTCATGCTATCGGCAAGGGAGAGGATGATCCATGCGGTTTTTTGGGTATCCACGGGGTGGATGAGGTCGTCTGCCTGAGCCCGGTCTAAAATGTTTTTGATTAACTCGGATTCCTGGGCTTCAAAGTTGGCGGCCAGGGTTTTGAACATGGGTTGGAACTGAAGCTGCTCGGTGGTTTTTACCGAGAGCTTGTGAAGATTGACGGTCTCTTTCAAGTATTGCTGGCGTTCCAAAAGATAGGCCTGAATTTTGACGTCCCATTGGGACAAGCGATTGATCTTTTTTTCCAGAGAGGAGATAAAGCCTTGGCATTCTCTTTCAATGATTTTGCAGAATATGGCTTCCTTGTTTTTATAGTAATAGTACAAGGAGGCCTTGTTCAGTCCCACCAATTTGCCGATATCATCCATGGTGGTTTTGGAGAATCCGTAAAGGGCAAAGCTGTGGCTGGCAGCCTTTAGTATTTGGTTTCTTTTTTCTGAATCGGCCATATTCCTCAAATTAGCAATAAGATTTGCCCCACCTTATTTTTTGACAATGGCCCTGTCAAGGAATAATCAAAGATCCAATATAAAAAAGCCCGGGCCTGGCCGGGAATAATTCCGGCAAAATGGGCTTGGGACCTTTGCACGACTCTAATGTTTTAGTGGACTGGTTTGATAGGGGCACCTGCGTTTTTACTTCCAGGGTTCAGGGGGAAAACGGCCGGACTTTTTTTGCCCGGCCGTTTGGCAAGAAGTATGGGGGTTAAAAGAAGGAATACCGAATGCCGACGGCGCACTGGTACAATACCTTGTCATAGGTAACTTCCGGTGTGATCGTCGGGTTTCCTGGAATTGGGGTCGCGGTTACTGCCGGTGCTGTATCGTCTATATAAAAAAAACCGGCCAGGCCAAGGGTGAAGGCCAGGCGTTCGTTCCATTTATATTTACCCCCGACTGCAAGGGTGTGGCAGTCCAGGGGAGGGCTCATTTTTTCGATGATCCCGAAGTTTTGAGGCTTCATGTCCACGTCTGTGTACATATATCCAATTGTGCCGGTCCATTTTTCGCTGAAATCGTACCTAAGGCTCAGGGCAAGGTCATAGGAGTTGCCGTCCACAGAATCGTTCTGGTCTCCCCAGTCCGCATCTTTTTCAAAGTAAAGGGTGTAGGAGGGGCTGATGGTTAATTTGGGCATGATGCTCCATTCAACGCCCAGGGCCAGAACAGCCGGGAGGTCCCTGGCATAACTCTGGCCGTCCTGTCTGCCGAAAACACCGAGGATTGATTCTCCGACCGTACCTTTGGATTCACCTGCTACGGTGGTTTCCCAGTCCAGGTTAACCCTTGTTTCATATCGGATACCGATATTCACGGTGTCCGAGGGGTGGATGTTGATGCCGAAGATTCCGCCGAACCCGTCGGCTTCCTGTTCGTATTTTCCTGCCACATGGGTCATGGTACCGACCGGGTCGGTATAATCCCCGTGGATATCCACCTCCTTGTCCGTGATCACGTACCTTACGCCTGCGGCCAGGGCGAACATCTCATTGATTTTATAGGAGACCCCTGTGGTGAATGTATAATCATAGCTTTCAACATAGGCATACTCATTGGACAGGGTTCCGCCAGGCATACTCAAGCCGGGAGCACCCGCAGGAATTTGTGATGTGGGAAAACCATCTGTGAACATTCCCAGAGCACCCATGTTCCCGATCCCTTCGGTAATGATATTCCCGTTGTCGTATTCAACTTCGCCGCCCCCGCCGTTGACGGTGAAGGCGCCCCAGAATGCCCAGTTGTCGGATTTGTGAATGGCAAAGGCTGTGGGGGAGGCAAGGTTGGGGCTGGCCGTATGGGTTTCATTTCCATAGCTGTGCTCATAATCAAAGGTAAATGGCTGTATATTAAATTCGAAATGTAGCCCATTTTTTAGCATCATCATGCCGGCCGGGTTGTAGGCGGCTATATCGGGTTCGTCGGTGGCTGCATTCCGGCTCAGACTGCCGGCATAGGCCGCAGAGAAACTCTGTTTGTTGTCAATACCACTCCCAAAAGCCGGAACCGCTGAAATTGCCGTTCCCAGAATTAATACCACCAACAGCACGGGGTTAAACCATTTTTTCATCAATGTCTCCTCCTAAAAATCGGTGAATAATTATCTTACACTGGTCCATCTACGGTCCAAAGCTGAGTTGTCTGTCCCGGCATCCATCGTGTCCTGTTCCGAGACTATGTTTGATGCTATATGGAAACGGTGTTTCAAATTGTCAAGCACAAATATGTTTTGTTTGAATGTTTGTCAAGTGAAAAATCTATCCAAATCTGAGAAAAGAGATTGGAGAGAATCAAAATCCATTATGGGAGGCTTCAATTGATTTACGATAAGGTTCAAAACGACCAATGGAAGTGTATTGGTCGGCAAAATTTTATTGGGCCCTGATTATGAGAACGGCCATGGGCTGTTTAACAGCCCAGTCTACTCAGCGATAGTTAAAAACAGATGGCGGCCTGACCTGAACTGGCCAGG
It encodes:
- a CDS encoding TetR/AcrR family transcriptional regulator; protein product: MADSEKRNQILKAASHSFALYGFSKTTMDDIGKLVGLNKASLYYYYKNKEAIFCKIIERECQGFISSLEKKINRLSQWDVKIQAYLLERQQYLKETVNLHKLSVKTTEQLQFQPMFKTLAANFEAQESELIKNILDRAQADDLIHPVDTQKTAWIILSLADSMKSRGMDMKNGYMISDQFNFKTIAEDTRFAVELILEGLKKRLTP
- a CDS encoding outer membrane protein transport protein, with protein sequence MKKWFNPVLLVVLILGTAISAVPAFGSGIDNKQSFSAAYAGSLSRNAATDEPDIAAYNPAGMMMLKNGLHFEFNIQPFTFDYEHSYGNETHTASPNLASPTAFAIHKSDNWAFWGAFTVNGGGGEVEYDNGNIITEGIGNMGALGMFTDGFPTSQIPAGAPGLSMPGGTLSNEYAYVESYDYTFTTGVSYKINEMFALAAGVRYVITDKEVDIHGDYTDPVGTMTHVAGKYEQEADGFGGIFGINIHPSDTVNIGIRYETRVNLDWETTVAGESKGTVGESILGVFGRQDGQSYARDLPAVLALGVEWSIMPKLTISPSYTLYFEKDADWGDQNDSVDGNSYDLALSLRYDFSEKWTGTIGYMYTDVDMKPQNFGIIEKMSPPLDCHTLAVGGKYKWNERLAFTLGLAGFFYIDDTAPAVTATPIPGNPTITPEVTYDKVLYQCAVGIRYSFF